From the Coffea eugenioides isolate CCC68of chromosome 1, Ceug_1.0, whole genome shotgun sequence genome, the window TCGGGGTCTTGTCTTTCTGCTGAATTCTCTGCTTTTCTGTTGTCCATGGTGTTGGGGAAGAGGGTTCCTGAATCTTTTTCGGAGTCACTACTACAGCAGTACTACTGCAGAAGTCAAGGCCACTGTAAACTTACTTGCATGCTGGAAATTGTTTCGGATGTTTGTATCTTCTCCTTGGTCTTACAAGTCTCTActtaatgaatttaaaaaaaaaaatctgatctTATTCAACAGTTCTTCTGCACGAAAACTgcaaaacaaattaaaaaatcaACACGCAGACCCTATATAATATGACAATATAATTATAGTCAATAGTAGGCTCTACCTCGTGATGAATAAGAAAAAGCGTCGGCTCTTTTAAATTGGATTATGTTTTCcttggaatcttgtagtagttgTTTGGATTAAGACATACGCGGAAATTAGTACTAGCTGGAAGATTGATAATTGAAGGTTGTTAATATCCTGAGCCGCCTCCGAAATTTGGAGAATCAGGCAAAGTAAATAGGTCAAGGATACCTTAACGTGCTCTCAATAACCATGTATATCAACTTTGATATAATCAAAATTGCTCCGCCTCACCTAGAAGCAAGCAAATGGGCCAAAACCATTCGGATTTCTTTTACCATTGATTCTGGTCAAGTCATGAGTCATTTCTCCAGGTAAGTGTGAAGGCACTCAGGATAATTATAAGGGATAATTGATAATTGGATTATTAATGTGTTACCACTATTCTTCTGCCACCTACCACATCAATAGATGTGTAAATCCAGCATTCCAGCTACCCCCGCCAGGCCATTCATCTGTATCAGCCCATTACTAACCCAACTTGTTTACTTTGAAGCTGCTAACTTCTTTTTTCAACCCTCATTGAGCCTGATCCTCTTAGCATGAAGACGagggggcaaaaaaaaaaaaaagacagaaggATTGAAGGGCTAGTTTCAGATAAAAATGGGTTATTTTACAGTTTGGTTCCACCACTTAAGTTTCCTTGAAAACAACCTAAATGATAGGATAGGTACCCATACCTACTACAAACATATAACAGTCCTCCTGCAACGGTCAGCAGTGGACATTTTCGAACAAGTTGCAATTTAAAACCAAGCGCTTCACTGGAGAAGCAAAACTGCTGCTTGCACATCATAGCAATGATTGTAATATTATATTATCAGCAACTTGGGGTACTAAAAGTCTTGATTCTTGCATCAGCTTATACATATATTCTTTAGGCACCGGTTGACAGATGACCAAACGATTATACAAAAAGGAATTTTGTTTCTGTCACATGAATATTATATACTAGTTTTTAATTATAGATTATCCCGTCTGATATTTGAAAGagcaagaagaaaaaagagcTGACGAGTACCTGTACTTctgtgaagaaaaaagattcTGAATCCTTAATGCTAATGTCACAGCTAAATTCCAAAAATATGCTTGCCCTGGCAATCAAAGGTGACCAAATTCATTGACATTCTTCAATTTTCCACTCCTCGAATTCTGGTACTAATCCAGTCTCTAGACATGTCATAATCCAACCACCCTAAAGAAAACACAACCCTAAACAATGTATAATCGAGGAtgctgactttttttttttgcttaatcAACACGAGGGAGAGCAGTCCATATTCATGTATGCAAGTGTTTCCCCTTTTCCAGTTTTCGTGGGGCAGAGGTATTGAATACTTGAATGGAGACTTGTAAAGATAGTAAAACATACAAATCTTTGAGAAAatatccatatatatatatatatatatccaacAGGAATATACCACTATAGATAGAGCTTTACAGTGTGACAACATTTGAGCCGTCCTTTTTCCAAAACCATGGACAGGACAGTGCTCAACTCTGCTAATGGAGAAGACCCTGAGCCTACTTCAATTTCCAGCGGGGGCAAGAAAGGCGGTTGGACCACTTTTCCGTTCACTATAGGTCattttctctcttcctctctttaTAAAACGACCGGCTAAATACATTCTGCACTCTACCTATCTCCGGAGATAATGAACTTCCAGATATTAGTATCATTTCACCAGTAGCATAATTGTTTGCCTAGATGCTCTAACATAGAGCTATTTCTATAAAGCAGCAACTGTGGCAGGTATAGCACTTGCTTTTGGAGGACTGACTGGCAACCTTATTGTATATCTGATTCAAGAATTCAACATCAGAAGCATTAGTGCCGCTAAAATTTTCAATGTTGTTAATGGCTGTACCACAATACTTCCAATTGCTGCAGCCATCATTGCTGACTCATTTACGGGCTGTTACTCCGTCATCTGGATTTCTTCTCTCATTTCATCCCTGGTCAGGAACTTTCTCTTCTTGTTTCTATCATCTTAGTGACTGAATCAATCTCTGTTTTAGACTCTTGATTTCCAGATCAAGCTAACTTGATCGATTGTGTATCTGATGTTGATCTGCACTTTCATTTTATCAAATATTAAGGGTCTAAGCTTCTCGATAAACATGAATTGAAGGTGAAcagatttttttgttttaattttttctgTAAGTTGCAGGTGGACAGATTAATAAGCTTCTTTAACTTGATCAGATTTGAAAGAACTATTTCTCAATTTGCAGGGCCTATTGATAATAGTCCTGACAGCAGCAATCAGTAAATTGAGACCTCCACATTGTGAAAATGGATCGAACCTCTGTAAATATCCATCAGAAGTCCAACTTGCAGTTCTTTATATCGGCTTAGCTCTAGGATCTATAGGGATGGCAGGGACACGCTTCACTATTGGATCCATGGGAGCAAATCAGTTTGATAAACCAAAGCATCAAGGAATTTTCTTCAACTGGTACATTTTTACAATGTACATGGCCACTGGTATAAGCTCTACTCTCATTGTGTATATTGAGAACAGTGTTAGTTGGACGTTGGGGTTTGGGATTTGTGTTGCCGCAAATATATTTGCATTGGCAATATTCTTAGCTGGCAGCGGTTTCTATCATCACCTCAAGCCACAAGGTAGCCCTTTTGTTCGTTTGGCTCGTGTTATTGTTGCATCTTTCAGGAAAAGGAAAATGGTGCTCTCACTGAAAAGTGAAGACTATTTTCAAGGGCCAGACACAGCAGACTACAAAGTGACTACCTTTCCCTCAAAATTTTTCAAGTAAGTGTACAATCAAATAGCCTTGTTCGGAAGAcaagttttttgtcaagtttgtttgctacaaattttttaaaaattttaactacgataacctcaaaaaatttctcaaagtttttaaactatacactttaaaatatttaaaaaaaaaatacacttcaaaaattttttaaaaaacttctagagtaagctacagtaaagttttaaacaaacacccaaaaaactcacttgccaaacgggCGCGACTAGTCCTCTACCTTTGACTTCTTCAGATAAAGCAATTCAATTTTCGAATTAGCTGATTAATTgctttctaaaaaaaaaaaaatacaggtTCTTAAACCGCGCAGCACTCAGAGCAGAAGGGGAAACCGAACCAGATGGCTCCACCAGACAACCTTGGAAACTATGTACAGTGCAAGATGTAGAAGATTTCAAAAGGATAATCAAAATTTTCCCACTATGGTCCACGGGGTTCTTCTTGTCCACCCCACTCGTTATTTTGGGGAGTCTATCGGTCCTTCAGGCTCTTGCAATGGACCGTCATCTCGGACCACATTTCCAAATTCCTGCGGGTTCAGTATTTCTCTTCACTTTGATGCCAACTTGCTTTACCGTATTCCTCCTGGACCGGTTCTTATTCCCCCTGGGGGAGAAGTTCACTGGCCATCCCGTCAGGCCTCTCCAGAGGGTTGGGATCGGCCATTTGTTAGACATTGTTGGCCTTGCTGTTTTGGCCCTGGTAGAGGCCAAAAGGCTGAAGATTGCGCGATTGCATGACCTTCAAGGCCAGGATAATGCCGTGGTACCAATGTCAGTATTCTGGCTTGTGCCACCACTAGCTATCGCAGGCATTGGAGAAGCATTCTTTTTCCCTGGTCAAATTGATTTCTACTACCAAGAATTCCCTGCTTCGCTGAAAAGCACATCAACTGCAGCTGTAGCTTTATATATGGGCATTGCTTACTATCTGGGCAATGCTGTGATTGATCTTGTCCGAAGGACAAGAGGGTGGTTGCCAGATGACTTGAACAAAGGGAGACTAGATAATGTGTACTGGCTGGTTTGTGTATTAGCAGGTCTCAACTTCTGTTATTATCTTGTATGTTCGTACTTTTACAAGTACCAAAATGTTGAAACGGTGAAGGTAACTGATGAGTCTACTGTGTAGAGGATAAAAGTCAATATCTAACGAAGATGATTTACTTCCATACTTGTGTTTACCTTAATCCAGGATCAATACAAACCAAAGATTAGATGACGCTGCTTTCTTTTTACCTTTTTCCTGCTGGGTTATAATTTAATATTTCATATCTCAAGAATTTcaaacttaatcaatttgaaaaCTGTTTTACGGTATTAATTTGATCTGACTAACGATGAAAGATGAAGAAACGATATGCACCACAGAGGAGGATTAGTTTTAACTAATAACTGGAGAGAATGCTCCACGGTTACAACTAATCTCGGGGCAAGACGGTGGAATTTGAATTTGGTTTTGCAGGGAAAGATGGTAAAATATTTGAAGGAATTGTTGGCAAACAAATAACTATCTCAAGACCAGATCTTTTACTTGTGATGAAAAGATTGTTTACAAAATTCGAACTTCCAGACTCACTAGCTAATGAAATTTTGGCTTTTTTTTCTGAAGGAAATATCATTATACGCCAGAGAAAATCAAGTTTGCTAGACCTTTGCTGCTCCCGCCTTTGCTGCACTAAACTATGGATGCCTTATTCTAGACGGAAACTCAATTGTGGTGGAATCAGACATTCTCAGGGCTCATGATTCAAAATCTCAAATTAAAAACATCAATCAAATTTCCATTAATGcaacaacaaataaaaaagacaaaagaagagaaagggATGTTTGCAGATGCAGACCATGAAGGCACGAACAATGTTTTGAATGAGGAAGGGAAGCTAGAGTTTGCTTTTATCAGTTTGGAAAATACTTGCAACATGAAATATCGTTTAATGCaatcaaaagtaaaaaaaaaaaaaaaggtgagaaaaggggaaaaaggatGTTTAAGAGTGGAAAATAGGATTTGATTCTTAGTTTGGCGGAGAATAATACACCTTTAACCTGGAATCCTGATCAGTGACAAGCAGCAGTAGCCACAGGCACAATTACCTCATTAACAAAGGTGAAGAAACAGGAACTAAGCACTGAAAAAATGATCTAATATCATCTTTTAGTCACTATCTAATACTAGTTTtccagttaaaaaaaaaatgaaattcagaCCTAGCTGATTATTGAGGATCAGAGGACAAATTGTTGGTGAACTTTGTACAGTCATATGGCCCGATGGcgttgcttttctttttgaccTGAAAATCACAAAACATTTGATATTTGAATTGGTAATGAAATTGGTCGAATTGAAAGACTAGTGCAGCAGAATATATCCCCTTTAAACTTTTAATTCAAACTTTTCTGTTTGTTCAGAGTTTAATATCTGTTAAACAAGTCATCAGCGCACTAAAATCTCATAGGAAATAACAGGAAGAATGACAAATTATTCATTTCTCTTTTGCTGTTGCTGTAAATGGAACTCTGGTTCCATGGGCTCTGGCATGTGAATGAAATCTAGAGCAGTGTAACAGAGTAAGGACTCATAAATGTGTAAGCATTTCTGCCCACCAAGGTACTAGTATACCACACGAAGACGCAAAGCCAAATCTAGGAAAGATAGGCAGTTCAAATACAAAGGTAGCCAAAGAAAGTTCCAATTCAGTCTGTTGATATATGCTTGCAGTTTTAAAAAACAAGATACTTGTCCGGGAAACAGAAACCACTCAAACAGTTTTAAAAAACTATAgcactcttttcttttcctagtttGCTTTGTGTAGGGGATGCAGGTTACTCAAATGGCAATAAtacagtaaattgactacagAAATACTTGAACTGAGTCAAAGTTCAAAATAAGGACGCCTTAGGAGTATAACATGCGAAAAGGGTTCTCAATTTTCATAGCTGAGATGTTAAGAGAAAACAGACAAAAGTGCATGCCAACCAAACTAGAAATCTAAAGAAAAGGCAAAATTCATGATAATCTAGTGTTTTCAGCCTTTTTATACAGAAAATCCAAGTTTAAAGACTAACATTCAAGACACAGAGGAGAGAACAACCTTCAGCAATGTCAGGACTGCcattagaaaataaattatGAGAGCACAATGCCTAAAACTTACATGTTTCCAACTCCAGATATTTTTGCAGTCGTAAAGAAAAGAGCTAATAGTAAGTCAAAAAGTGAATGCATCTCAAAACACCAAGACATCAATAAGATGCTTCCTTTAGAAGTTAGGCTTTAGTGTTAGTATGTTATGACTCAAAATGGGAAAGATTTCACTTAAACCATTGACAAAACCAATGTTAGAAGGGTGACATACCGGAGACCATGGGCTAGGTTCAGGTAAACACTTGTCTGGTGGAGAATTTTGCACTGCACCACTTTTCACGGTCAAAATTTCCTGTAAAGAACTCTTCATGTGAACTCATATTATAAGCCTAATTTTAATTGCCATAATCAAGCAACTTCTCAAGATCGTACGTGTGCACAATAAGATTGGTGATAAGGTGAActtaagaaaatgaataaacaaCTCAAAGAGAATGAGTTAGCCTGACTATGATTTTGAGTCACTGTGATGCGCTATTTTATTAGTTAACAACAAGAGACGCTTTAGTTTGACAATTTAAAACCCAAAACCATAATGATGTGTATTACCATTGAACCACACTCTATTATTTATGcaatttcaaaacaaaaaataaataggaGTAACTTGTTAGTTGAAATATGGAAACTTCTGTAGGTTAAGACTATTTTGTCGTGAAGAAACAAGTGTTATGCTTAAAGGGTGCATGTTCTTAATTGAACAGTAATAGTTCAGTACATATTATGATATGGCAAAAGCACAATAATGAGGCAGAATGCAAATCAAAATAAGGTCAAAACTTTCATCAGGTACCAATGAAAGCTAGGTTACTAATAGCAGCCAACCATTGCCAGATATTGACGTCCAAAGCACCAAATGGCTACCAAGAGTAATTTACCTCTCCAGCAGCTTCAACAGCAGCCAACCATTCATCAGAAAATGGAACTGCATTTCTTGGAGGAAAGATTATAAGATTTGTTTTATCTGAATTGCTCACAGCTTTATTGCTGCCACTGCAAGAGAGACCTCTTAAGATTGAGAAATAGATTACCAACTTTTAACAAGATCACACTGAGTGCCCATAATCACAAATTAACCAGAAAGCAAATTAGTTATTGCAACTTACATTGCTGCAGTTGAATTTCCATCCTGTTCCTGGCACAATGAAGTCTTCAAATCACATTTTGTGTCCTTCACAAGACTATCCATGTCCTGGCAAACTTCGGGCTTAATTTCATCAGTTAAGGCGCTATCAATTACTCCAATGGACTGATTTACGCTTCTGGGTGATGTCAGACCTCCTTCAACCAGCCAACCCAAAATGTCATCCCACAAAAATTCTTGAATTGATTTACAGTTTTTTACAATTCGAATGCAATCATTAACTCATGCTCAAACTTAATAAAGTTAGAGATAGAACATTGTACCTCCAAGCTCAATATAGTGCCTAGTCTGACTTCCACTGGAAAGCTCACACTTCTCAGATGAAGGCTCAATCTCCGTGCAGCTCGGTTTAGTTTCCTCAATGCTCAAATCACCATTAAATTTATGATTACCATGATCACAAGCTCGAAGTGGTGCATCAGTAAGTTCTTTGTAGCTTCTAAATTCACTTTCGCAATGTTCAAATTCTACCATAACTGCATCCCCACTTCCCAAAACATTACTTTCTTTGGATTTTGCAGATTCAGTTGTTTCCTCATATGAGGAATCCCTGGGAAACAACTTATTTTTGAGCCCAGAAACTTCTTCAACCAATGTGAAGCAATTAGACAATAGCAATTGTTCAGATTCTTCAGTACAATTAGCATCTGTAGCAGAGTGATCGCACACAACTGAAATATGGTCAATGCAACATTTCGTAGGCACACTGCTGTCAGCAAAGAACTCTGGATCATCTCCAGTCTGTGATATATTATCCCCACTAGTTGCTTCTATTGTGGCTTCTCTTGTTTGCATTGCAATCTCAATCCCGGGATAACCATCTAAGGTACTGTCAGTTCCTGCAATGGTTTGAGTGTCAGACTTCTGGTCATCATGACATACTTTGCTTTCTGAATATAAACTGGTATGATTATTGTCTGCTACATGACTTTCTAGATGAGGACCACTAAACAAACTTTGACACACAGGTTCCACTATTACGAGATTTCTTTCATTAACTTCACTATTCTTCACTTTATCCCCATGAAATGATTTGTGGACTTCTCCAACCAAAAACTCTGATGCTTCAGATGAACATCGATGCATATCGAAAGAGGTGGCTCTGTCACTCAAAATGACATGAGTGACACTTGTATCTAGTGCAGAATCATGATTTGGAACTAGTGGGGCAACCTCAAAAGACACCAATGTTGGTTCACTGGGAAAACCATGTCTAATCATCTGGTTAGTATCAAATCCTTCGCCTTCCTTTCCACCAAATGTTTCTGCAATTTCAACTCCAGAATTATCCATTTCAATCGCACCTTTTTCATCTATTGGGAGCATCTCATTTACCGCTACCTGGTATTTTTCAGAACCTATGCCTTTCTCAAGCAACATACAATCAGCAGAAGCCAAACCATGAATACACTTTGAGATTTGTTCAACTTCAGGGCAAGCAGTTTGAGTCTGTAAAAGCGTAGCAGATGTATCTTTCAATTCAACAACCTCTAAAGATTGCTTAAGGCTCTGTGTATTCTCAGCCATCTCATTTGGTTCACTGAGAAAATCATGTCTAATGATCTGGTTACTATCAAATCCTTCGCCTTCCATTCCACCAAATGTTTCTGCAATTTCAACTCCAGAATTATCCATTTCAATCGCACCTTTTTCATCTATCGGGAACATCTCATTTACTGCTACCTGGTATTTTTCAGAACCTATGTCTTTCTCAAGCAAAATACAATCAGCAGAAGCCAAACCATGGATACTCTTTGAGATTTGTTCAAATTCAGGGCAAGCAGTTTGAGTCTGTAAAAGCATAGCAGATGTATCTTTCAATTCAATAACCTCTAAAGATTGCTTAAGGTTCTGTGTATTCTCAGCCATCTCATTCCTCACAAAAGAATCTTTTGAAAGACTTGCATATATATGCTCAGAGGAAAATTCTAAATTTTCTAGTCTAGAATTAGTAAGTTCCAAATCTTCAACAGTCTGATTATCAATTTTTTCAGTTCCACAAATCCATGAATCTCCAACCATCTTTTTATGGTTTCCCTCAACCAACATAGAAGGCTTATCTTCATCAGGGACCAGGAGCTCTTCAAAGTTGGAAGTTTCTAATCTGTCACTGTGCAAACTAGATGATTGATCAAGATTCTGCATGCACCTCACTGAAGCAGAATTCATCACACCACCATTAATAACATCATTTACAGTAGAGCTGCCAGAATTTTCATCTTCACATGAATTTGTATTCATGCTTCTTGTTCCAGTTACACCTATAGCAAACTCCTCAGGTTGGTAAAATAAAGAATGTTCGAAATAGTTGCCAGCTGATTCTGTACTTGCTCTATGACCAAGAGTGCAGCTTTTGGCATTGTCAACTTCTGTCATACTTCTACAAGATGGAATTTTTAAGAGATTTATATTCTCTTTCATCTCAGCTTCTCCATCTTTATCAACTGCAGTAATGCTTTCATCCTTGACATGATTCTCAAATTTCCCATTTGTATCAGTAATGCTCAGCAACCTATTCTTATCGCTCTCAAGCTCACAGTGATTAGGTTCATGTGGAATCTTCTTCCCATCCATCATAGCATCTTTGCCCACATCAGGTGTAATTGCATCAATTGAAACGGCACTAAGATTAAATCTTGAGCGTGAGACACGTGAAGTCAGCATTTTACCATCAACAACTCCAGGAATTTTTGCTGGCAATTGCGGTGGCCTCCAGTCACCAAGTTTACCTCGTCGATGACTAGGGTCAACAATTCTGTGTGAAAAGCAACTTGAAGCTGGAAATTTTGACtgcaaaaataatttcaagAAGGCAGGATAAGATACCAGAACCATGGTAAACTATAGTGTTCACTGAGCCGATAGTGATACCTGACCAAAAAATCCTAGTGACGGAGATGGCATTCTCAGACCTGATGGTTTTGTTGATTGACTTTGTGTATGCTGCAAAGTTGTACCAGTGATGACATTGCTTGAAGGAAGCCTAACTGCTAGTTGTGTGGTAACATCTTGGCAGTCAGATGAATCCACAGTGATAACTGAAGGGACATCATCTAGAATCAATTTTGAGCCAGAACTATGGACTTTGTTGACCTGTATGGGACATAATTGGGTTGATGCATGCAGACTAATACGGGGATTAACCTGCaacgagtcaaaaaaaaattgaaacgaGTAAAAGAGATATTAGATTGTTGATTGTTAAAAATGTTAATACTATGATCGAAACCAGAGTGTGCTGCAAGTAAATACAATAAAAGAGGCTTGGGAGTTCTCACTTTGTTTCTCTTAGCATGTGAGGCAGAGGATTTATTGAGTAACTCTTCAGAAACAGCCTTTGCTCTACTCTGTGTGTTTTTTACACTTTTTGAGTAGCTTTTTAGTTCTGTATTTCTCTGGGTATTAACAACTGCATAAGATAAAAATATTAAATGTCATTAACCATGGATAAGCTCTAATATGTAACTAAACATAAGCTTATTATACAAACCATCATCTAAGTCATTTGAAATTTTAAGAGCATAAGGATAAAACCTAGTTGTATTGGACTAGATCAAAAAAGCAACTTGAAACCACTTGAAACCAGTACCATTCATGAATACAGACTACTAGTTTGATTACCTGGCTGCAACATCTGATTTTGTTTTAAGGAAGTTGCTCCACCTATAGTGCGCTTATTAGTTGCTGGAATCGATGGATGACCTGGCTTTGAAACAGGGAATTTTGGAAGCTTTGACTCCTTGGAAACAGCTTTTTGGGCATTAATGTTAGCAGGCCTTTTCATAGTAAAGTAGCATTAAGGCAcaacatatttaaaattttgcaaatcaaagTGACTAAAGAGTAAACCACCTTAAGAAAAGTATAAAACCGAAAGGCCTTTACTTTCGCATACTATTTAAAACTATTTACAGGATATGATGTTGACAGAGGCAAGGATCTCGGAGAGCTACTAGCTCTGGCTGCCGTTTTTCTAGCCCCATGAGTTGAAAGGACTTTATGAGAGGCCTGAAAGCACACACTTTCAGAAAGGCTCAGTAAGTTACCACACTAAATGGAGTAAAAGCAGATAGAGTCATCCTGACACTTAAAACTGACCACAGAAGTTGAAGCCTGATGAATGTGAGCTGGTGAAGTATGCTTCAGAGACAAACAAACTGTCCCTCGATCTTTACCGGAACAAGCAGCCGGTGATGCTTTAAATAAATTCTTCTCAGGTGTACATGGGTTAGCAGAATCACGGTTGAACTGAATATCATTAGAAAGAGAGGTGGTTGCTTCTTCAGTAATAGCACAAAGCGCCTCTCTGGAAGAATTTCCAAGCGTCCCAGTAATCATGGATAACTCAATGGGATCCAAGACACctaataaaagatgaaaaaaagtaattaacaaCTTATACCATCTTTAACTTGCAAAAGAGGATTTTAAAATCATGTATGAACATAGGCAAGAAGAATTGCAAAACCATCTTCAGTGAAAAATGCTTGATTCCAAGCTAAGCTTTTGCGCAAATTGTATCCTccaccctttttctttttcttcatctgCATTGGCTCCATACTCAACTTTGGTCCTTCAAGTTTGTTTGTAGTAATATTCTCCTTGTTGGTCATGTCTTGATGAGACAAGCTATTCAGTTTCACTGAAGCTGGATCATTACGGACATTAATCCCCTCTGCAATGACAACAGCTAATTTAATCACCTTTCATACACATTTTTCACTCTATGAAAAATCTCAAACTAAATTAAAACTAGCATTTCCAAATGAAATGATGAAAGATCACAAAGAACTAAAGTTAAGCAGTCAAAACGGCATAATGAACAGCATATACTTAGCCAGGATTGTCCATAAGATATCACCGTTTGCTCTTGAGTTGCATTAAGATTAACAATTTCCAGAGCAAAACACAACAAATTACAGAATCACAATTCGCTGGCCTTAACAATTCATAAtgtaaaacaaaaacaaaaaaattaaaagaggcttttctttcatttattttttttttctgtttagCATTATTCttcattgaaaaaagaaaagtaagctCCAATCAATCAGAGCCCAAAATACCTAGGAATTATTTCAAGCTTAAAAATTTGTGACATAACAAAACAAGTAAGCCCAAATTTTGCCGTATCAGTTACTAGCATCTTCTTCAAACAGAAAATTCTATATAATCATAAATTGAGAATTGCCTGGTAAccaataaaagaagaaaatagatccaaaaaacttacccaaataaataaataaattttgatgCCAATTGCTGGTAGTATTTATTTAGAATATAGAAACCAAAGAAAAGCCACCAAAACCAAAAACCATGAGGACTACGTTGGAATTATGCATACAGGGAAACA encodes:
- the LOC113774858 gene encoding protein NRT1/ PTR FAMILY 2.7-like; translated protein: MDRTVLNSANGEDPEPTSISSGGKKGGWTTFPFTIATVAGIALAFGGLTGNLIVYLIQEFNIRSISAAKIFNVVNGCTTILPIAAAIIADSFTGCYSVIWISSLISSLGLLIIVLTAAISKLRPPHCENGSNLCKYPSEVQLAVLYIGLALGSIGMAGTRFTIGSMGANQFDKPKHQGIFFNWYIFTMYMATGISSTLIVYIENSVSWTLGFGICVAANIFALAIFLAGSGFYHHLKPQGSPFVRLARVIVASFRKRKMVLSLKSEDYFQGPDTADYKVTTFPSKFFKFLNRAALRAEGETEPDGSTRQPWKLCTVQDVEDFKRIIKIFPLWSTGFFLSTPLVILGSLSVLQALAMDRHLGPHFQIPAGSVFLFTLMPTCFTVFLLDRFLFPLGEKFTGHPVRPLQRVGIGHLLDIVGLAVLALVEAKRLKIARLHDLQGQDNAVVPMSVFWLVPPLAIAGIGEAFFFPGQIDFYYQEFPASLKSTSTAAVALYMGIAYYLGNAVIDLVRRTRGWLPDDLNKGRLDNVYWLVCVLAGLNFCYYLVCSYFYKYQNVETVKVTDESTV
- the LOC113774867 gene encoding uncharacterized protein LOC113774867, producing MKRPANINAQKAVSKESKLPKFPVSKPGHPSIPATNKRTIGGATSLKQNQMLQPVVNTQRNTELKSYSKSVKNTQSRAKAVSEELLNKSSASHAKRNKVNPRISLHASTQLCPIQVNKVHSSGSKLILDDVPSVITVDSSDCQDVTTQLAVRLPSSNVITGTTLQHTQSQSTKPSGLRMPSPSLGFFGQSKFPASSCFSHRIVDPSHRRGKLGDWRPPQLPAKIPGVVDGKMLTSRVSRSRFNLSAVSIDAITPDVGKDAMMDGKKIPHEPNHCELESDKNRLLSITDTNGKFENHVKDESITAVDKDGEAEMKENINLLKIPSCRSMTEVDNAKSCTLGHRASTESAGNYFEHSLFYQPEEFAIGVTGTRSMNTNSCEDENSGSSTVNDVINGGVMNSASVRCMQNLDQSSSLHSDRLETSNFEELLVPDEDKPSMLVEGNHKKMVGDSWICGTEKIDNQTVEDLELTNSRLENLEFSSEHIYASLSKDSFVRNEMAENTQNLKQSLEVIELKDTSAMLLQTQTACPEFEQISKSIHGLASADCILLEKDIGSEKYQVAVNEMFPIDEKGAIEMDNSGVEIAETFGGMEGEGFDSNQIIRHDFLSEPNEMAENTQSLKQSLEVVELKDTSATLLQTQTACPEVEQISKCIHGLASADCMLLEKGIGSEKYQVAVNEMLPIDEKGAIEMDNSGVEIAETFGGKEGEGFDTNQMIRHGFPSEPTLVSFEVAPLVPNHDSALDTSVTHVILSDRATSFDMHRCSSEASEFLVGEVHKSFHGDKVKNSEVNERNLVIVEPVCQSLFSGPHLESHVADNNHTSLYSESKVCHDDQKSDTQTIAGTDSTLDGYPGIEIAMQTREATIEATSGDNISQTGDDPEFFADSSVPTKCCIDHISVVCDHSATDANCTEESEQLLLSNCFTLVEEVSGLKNKLFPRDSSYEETTESAKSKESNVLGSGDAVMVEFEHCESEFRSYKELTDAPLRACDHGNHKFNGDLSIEETKPSCTEIEPSSEKCELSSGSQTRHYIELGGGLTSPRSVNQSIGVIDSALTDEIKPEVCQDMDSLVKDTKCDLKTSLCQEQDGNSTAAIGSNKAVSNSDKTNLIIFPPRNAVPFSDEWLAAVEAAGEEILTVKSGAVQNSPPDKCLPEPSPWSPVKKKSNAIGPYDCTKFTNNLSSDPQ
- the LOC113774875 gene encoding uncharacterized protein LOC113774875; protein product: MEWESKQLGLLPEDGSLIQQQTPHSHKSPYHQPRISPATAKGINVRNDPASVKLNSLSHQDMTNKENITTNKLEGPKLSMEPMQMKKKKKGGGYNLRKSLAWNQAFFTEDGVLDPIELSMITGTLGNSSREALCAITEEATTSLSNDIQFNRDSANPCTPEKNLFKASPAACSGKDRGTVCLSLKHTSPAHIHQASTSVASHKVLSTHGARKTAARASSSPRSLPLSTSYPVNSFK